A region from the Phycisphaerales bacterium genome encodes:
- a CDS encoding RluA family pseudouridine synthase, giving the protein MPLDPRHIRPQERAPAGSRGATPNPAAPPVDDPAPDLSLLTGGGKVDPDLVRAASAGGDEDNTDAALTVTFRLTRDLRKRLDKYLQDRIPFMSRTQLQRLISERAVTVNDRQPKASTTLRIGDVVTVVVPPPPTKDIPAEDIPLQVLYEDDDLIVVNKQPELIVHPARGNKRGTLINALVWHFTHRTAGALSSVGADDARPGVVHRLDRSTTGAIVVAKTDIAHWRLARQFENRTTDKRYLAVVHGRVEPVADIIDQPIGKHPIHRELMAVRYDDAAKPSQTLYRVREQFDEFALVELELHTGRTHQIRVHLAHLGWPIVGDEPYGGQGASEQQIARGGGSAEPVITRQALHATSLAVRHPMTGQPMEFIAPLWPDMRWLIDLLRRHRRTTGPIAPAGSRVDVEALLNQPTSPAG; this is encoded by the coding sequence GTGCCGCTCGATCCGCGCCACATTCGCCCGCAAGAGCGCGCGCCTGCCGGATCACGTGGTGCGACACCGAATCCAGCGGCGCCACCGGTCGATGATCCTGCGCCGGACCTCTCGCTGCTTACCGGCGGGGGCAAGGTCGATCCCGACCTGGTTCGCGCCGCGTCGGCGGGCGGCGACGAAGACAACACCGACGCCGCGCTCACCGTCACCTTTCGCCTGACGCGCGACCTGCGCAAGCGGCTGGACAAGTACCTCCAGGACCGCATTCCGTTCATGAGTCGAACGCAACTGCAGCGCCTCATCTCCGAGCGGGCGGTTACGGTGAACGACCGCCAGCCGAAGGCTTCGACGACGCTGCGCATCGGCGATGTGGTGACGGTCGTCGTGCCGCCGCCGCCCACCAAGGACATTCCAGCCGAGGACATCCCGCTGCAGGTGCTCTACGAGGATGATGACCTCATTGTCGTCAACAAGCAGCCCGAACTCATCGTTCACCCCGCGCGGGGCAACAAGCGCGGCACGCTCATCAACGCCCTCGTCTGGCATTTCACGCACCGGACCGCCGGGGCGCTCTCGAGCGTCGGCGCCGATGATGCGCGGCCGGGCGTGGTGCATCGGCTCGATCGCAGCACGACGGGCGCCATCGTCGTCGCCAAGACCGACATCGCCCACTGGCGGCTGGCGCGGCAGTTCGAGAATCGCACCACCGACAAGCGTTACCTGGCCGTGGTGCACGGCCGCGTCGAGCCGGTGGCTGACATCATCGATCAGCCGATCGGCAAGCACCCGATCCACCGCGAACTTATGGCCGTGCGCTACGACGACGCGGCCAAGCCGTCGCAGACGCTCTATCGCGTGCGCGAGCAGTTTGACGAGTTTGCGCTGGTCGAACTCGAACTGCACACCGGCCGCACGCACCAGATCCGCGTGCATCTCGCGCACCTCGGCTGGCCGATCGTGGGCGACGAGCCATATGGCGGCCAGGGGGCGAGCGAACAGCAGATCGCGCGTGGCGGCGGAAGCGCCGAGCCGGTAATCACCCGCCAGGCGCTGCACGCGACGAGTCTGGCGGTCCGTCACCCAATGACGGGTCAGCCGATGGAGTTCATCGCACCGCTCTGGCCGGACATGCGCTGGCTCATCGATCTGCTTCGCCGGCATCGGCGCACGACTGGCCCGATTGCGCCGGCCGGATCGCGCGTCGATGTCGAAGCGCTTCTGAATCAGCCGACCTCGCCTGCAGGCTGA
- the cls gene encoding cardiolipin synthase produces MSWFAILLFSADWIVRIGLAVRVILGRSTVPVTLAWLLILLFFPFGGIVLYLLIGENRLGQWRVERYNRLSSEIDAETVSMWRHHHLDWDKEQDAYRQAARMGTAVSGFPPVGGNALELISESDRMIDRLIGDIDSAKHHCHLLYYIWMESGCGVRVVSAMVRAAQRGVQCRVIVDSVGSRPFLRSPLAAQLRDAGVQVIEALPANPIRMLFARIDLRNHRKIAVIDGRVGYAGSQNITDDTFKFNPRYGIGPWVDATLRLEGPAVHALQTIFLRDWILDSYDEFASFEEFFPEFPPAEGGSIVHVIPSGPGTQLDAVHQSFLSTIYAAREELVITTPYFVPDEATKAAICMAALRGVDVTLVVPKEPDAPLVAAAARSHYLDLLEAGVNLYEFHAGLLHSKTMTTDRKLAIMSSANVDMRSFWLNFEVTLFIYDDDFSSLVRFMQKDYLNQARKVKREDWSNRNIFQRFGDNCAQLVGPLL; encoded by the coding sequence ATGAGTTGGTTCGCCATCCTGCTGTTCTCGGCGGATTGGATCGTCCGCATCGGCCTGGCCGTGCGCGTCATCCTGGGCCGCTCGACGGTGCCCGTTACGCTGGCCTGGCTGCTCATTCTGCTGTTCTTTCCGTTCGGCGGAATTGTGCTGTACCTGCTCATCGGCGAGAACCGCCTGGGCCAGTGGCGGGTCGAGCGCTACAACCGGCTGTCATCCGAGATTGACGCCGAGACGGTTTCGATGTGGCGGCACCACCACCTCGACTGGGACAAGGAGCAGGATGCTTATCGCCAGGCGGCGCGCATGGGCACAGCCGTGTCCGGCTTTCCACCCGTGGGCGGCAACGCGCTCGAACTCATCTCCGAGTCTGACCGGATGATCGATCGTCTCATCGGCGATATCGACAGCGCCAAGCACCACTGCCACCTGCTTTACTACATCTGGATGGAGAGCGGTTGCGGCGTGCGCGTCGTCAGCGCCATGGTGCGTGCGGCACAGCGCGGCGTGCAGTGCCGTGTCATTGTGGACTCGGTCGGCAGCCGGCCGTTCCTGCGCAGCCCGCTCGCCGCGCAGTTGCGCGACGCCGGCGTGCAGGTGATCGAAGCGCTGCCGGCGAACCCGATTCGCATGCTCTTTGCCCGCATCGATCTGCGCAATCACCGCAAGATCGCCGTCATCGACGGACGCGTCGGCTACGCCGGCAGTCAGAACATCACGGATGACACGTTCAAGTTCAATCCGCGCTACGGCATCGGGCCTTGGGTGGACGCGACGCTCCGGCTCGAGGGGCCGGCCGTGCACGCGCTTCAGACGATCTTCCTGCGCGACTGGATCCTGGACAGTTACGACGAGTTTGCTTCGTTTGAAGAATTCTTTCCGGAGTTTCCGCCGGCCGAAGGCGGCTCGATCGTTCATGTCATCCCCTCGGGCCCGGGCACTCAGCTCGATGCCGTCCACCAGTCGTTTCTTTCAACGATCTACGCGGCTCGCGAGGAACTGGTCATCACCACGCCCTACTTCGTTCCCGACGAGGCGACGAAAGCCGCGATCTGCATGGCGGCGCTGCGCGGCGTCGACGTCACGCTCGTGGTGCCCAAGGAGCCTGATGCGCCCCTCGTCGCCGCGGCGGCCCGCTCGCATTACCTTGATCTCCTTGAGGCGGGCGTCAATCTCTACGAGTTCCACGCGGGCCTGCTGCATTCCAAGACGATGACCACCGACCGGAAACTCGCCATCATGAGTTCGGCCAACGTGGACATGCGCTCGTTCTGGCTCAACTTCGAAGTGACGCTGTTCATCTACGACGACGACTTCTCCAGCCTGGTGCGCTTCATGCAGAAGGACTACCTCAACCAGGCGCGCAAAGTGAAGCGCGAAGACTGGAGCAACCGCAATATCTTTCAGCGCTTCGGCGACAACTGCGCCCAACTCGTCGGGCCGCTGCTCTGA
- a CDS encoding MBL fold metallo-hydrolase — protein MNRPQDRQAPQPGRSRNAVKVMRSGMRRYPRELWQSVRPRYRQVDAVASWTVPTEFEEQPIAAAWLGHATVLLRLNGKTILTDPVLSHRIGPCVGKMKVGISRLCELPAEPEHLPPIDIIAISHAHFDHLDKNTLARLVSPQTTVITARHTKRLIPKGFRRVIELGWDRAITVQGLRFTAIRPRHWGARSAWDQHRGYNSYLIESDPRRVLYAGDTALTPAFSHLNDVDLAIFGIGAYDPWEEAHATPEQVWSMFNSCGGRLLLPVHHSTFKLSDEHHDEPLERLIAVAGDDGLGKIIRCAPGDVWWQAALREPSAAS, from the coding sequence ATGAATCGACCGCAAGATCGTCAAGCGCCGCAGCCGGGCCGGAGTCGCAACGCCGTCAAGGTCATGCGATCAGGCATGCGGCGCTATCCGCGCGAACTCTGGCAGTCGGTCCGCCCGCGATACCGGCAGGTGGATGCAGTGGCGTCGTGGACGGTGCCGACGGAGTTTGAGGAGCAGCCCATCGCTGCGGCGTGGCTCGGTCATGCAACGGTTCTGCTGCGCCTCAACGGCAAGACCATTCTGACCGACCCGGTCCTCTCGCATCGAATCGGCCCGTGCGTAGGTAAGATGAAAGTCGGCATCTCCCGCCTGTGCGAACTGCCCGCCGAACCCGAGCACCTGCCGCCGATCGACATCATCGCCATTTCGCATGCGCACTTTGATCACCTCGACAAGAACACGCTGGCGCGTCTGGTCAGTCCGCAGACCACTGTCATCACGGCCCGGCACACCAAGCGGCTCATCCCCAAGGGATTTCGCCGCGTGATCGAACTCGGCTGGGATCGTGCCATCACCGTGCAGGGCCTGCGCTTCACCGCCATCCGACCACGCCACTGGGGCGCCCGATCGGCTTGGGACCAGCATCGCGGCTACAACAGTTACCTCATCGAATCGGATCCGCGCCGTGTGCTCTACGCCGGCGACACGGCGCTCACCCCCGCTTTCAGTCACCTCAACGACGTGGATCTCGCCATCTTCGGCATCGGCGCCTACGACCCGTGGGAGGAAGCGCACGCCACGCCCGAGCAGGTGTGGTCGATGTTCAACTCGTGCGGCGGGCGCCTGCTGTTGCCGGTGCATCACTCAACATTCAAACTGAGCGACGAGCACCACGACGAACCGCTCGAGCGGCTCATCGCGGTCGCCGGCGACGATGGGCTTGGAAAGATCATCCGCTGCGCGCCCGGCGACGTCTGGTGGCAGGCGGCGCTGCGCGAGCCCTCGGCCGCATCCTGA
- a CDS encoding class IV adenylate cyclase, protein MQNVEFKAELRDLEVARSQCRALGAGFVRVLAQTDTYFRIPDGRLKKRVVPGEPVEWIFYHRNDRPTSKMSHFMLYSDEQAKARWGVLPLREWLVVRKTRELWLLGHVRIHLDRVEELGTFIEFEAQVSRKNHVKACHERIAELRSAFSPILGEAIAGGYANLLDRLRHEPVDEPDRK, encoded by the coding sequence ATGCAGAACGTCGAGTTCAAAGCCGAATTGCGCGATCTCGAGGTGGCGCGATCGCAGTGCCGCGCGCTGGGCGCCGGCTTTGTCCGCGTGCTCGCCCAGACCGACACGTACTTCAGGATTCCCGACGGCCGGCTTAAGAAGCGGGTGGTGCCGGGCGAGCCGGTCGAGTGGATCTTCTACCATCGCAACGACCGGCCGACGTCCAAGATGAGCCACTTCATGCTCTACTCGGATGAGCAGGCCAAAGCCCGCTGGGGCGTGCTGCCCCTGCGCGAGTGGCTCGTGGTCCGAAAAACACGAGAGTTGTGGCTGCTGGGCCATGTGCGCATCCATCTCGACCGCGTGGAGGAACTCGGCACGTTCATCGAATTCGAAGCGCAGGTCAGCCGCAAGAACCACGTCAAGGCGTGCCATGAGCGGATTGCGGAATTGCGCTCCGCTTTTTCGCCGATTCTCGGTGAAGCAATCGCCGGCGGATACGCCAATCTGCTCGATCGGCTGAGGCATGAACCGGTTGACGAACCGGATCGTAAATAG
- a CDS encoding efflux RND transporter periplasmic adaptor subunit, with protein MEMMRRPEVASPASPRRRRAVSPRLVGAACLAAVATVTWLAGASYSQSSGRSAPPLFEGYRPEGYPAISTPSRTITLAFTQSGTVERIPVVESQVVAPGDVIAQLDDEVQRLQVQAQRLTAEDNSAVAAAERQAELALYDLENVKELTALDSAAPRELKRAEAEYALRQIDVQAAKRNHAQAGIILERETAALNDMTLRSPIHGIVARVAAQEGETLEGLEPVAHVVSIDPLWMDVSVPVRLGLLVEPGSIADIHWRDVPGDMRFEGRVLWVSTVADAASSSIVARVEIDNPNRLPAGLHALVQFPEAQDALLRLNP; from the coding sequence ATGGAGATGATGCGTCGCCCGGAAGTTGCGTCCCCAGCCTCGCCGCGCCGTCGGCGCGCCGTGTCGCCGCGCCTGGTCGGCGCCGCCTGTCTTGCCGCCGTGGCGACCGTCACCTGGCTCGCCGGCGCTTCGTACTCGCAGTCGAGCGGGCGAAGCGCGCCGCCTCTGTTCGAGGGATACCGGCCCGAAGGCTACCCCGCGATCTCCACGCCCAGCCGCACCATTACTCTGGCCTTCACCCAGTCGGGGACTGTCGAGCGCATTCCCGTCGTCGAGAGCCAGGTCGTAGCGCCCGGCGATGTGATCGCACAACTTGATGACGAGGTGCAGCGACTGCAGGTGCAGGCCCAGCGCCTGACTGCGGAAGACAATTCCGCCGTGGCCGCCGCCGAACGCCAAGCGGAACTGGCGCTGTACGACCTCGAAAACGTGAAGGAACTGACGGCACTGGACTCGGCCGCTCCCCGCGAACTCAAGCGAGCCGAGGCTGAGTACGCGCTGCGGCAGATCGACGTCCAGGCCGCCAAGCGCAACCACGCCCAGGCGGGGATCATCCTCGAGCGCGAGACGGCCGCGCTCAACGACATGACGCTGCGCAGCCCGATACACGGGATCGTGGCGCGTGTGGCCGCGCAGGAAGGCGAGACGCTTGAGGGCCTTGAGCCTGTGGCCCACGTCGTGTCGATCGATCCGCTGTGGATGGATGTCTCCGTGCCGGTGCGGCTTGGTCTGCTCGTCGAGCCGGGCAGCATCGCGGACATTCACTGGCGCGACGTGCCCGGCGACATGCGCTTCGAGGGGCGCGTGCTGTGGGTCTCGACGGTGGCCGACGCCGCATCGAGTTCGATCGTCGCGCGGGTCGAAATCGACAATCCCAATCGTCTGCCGGCCGGTCTGCACGCCCTGGTGCAGTTTCCAGAGGCTCAGGACGCCCTGCTTCGATTGAATCCGTAA
- a CDS encoding DUF3467 domain-containing protein, with the protein MAEQKPQLTETQTGPEGQRREVTLRIDESDMSSAYSNTFRTDGSAEEVILDFGLNRMVPGRQNEMVFKVRNQVILNWRNTKRLALTLANIVRQHEERFGEIDIKQGQAQPQSGQQG; encoded by the coding sequence GTGGCAGAACAGAAACCGCAATTGACCGAGACGCAGACCGGCCCCGAAGGACAGCGCCGCGAAGTGACGCTGCGCATCGACGAGTCGGACATGAGTTCGGCGTATTCCAACACGTTCCGCACCGACGGCTCAGCCGAGGAAGTGATCCTCGACTTCGGCCTCAATCGCATGGTGCCGGGCCGGCAGAATGAGATGGTCTTCAAGGTGCGCAACCAGGTCATTCTCAACTGGCGCAACACCAAGCGCCTCGCGCTCACGCTGGCCAACATCGTGCGCCAGCACGAGGAGCGCTTCGGCGAAATCGACATCAAGCAGGGTCAGGCGCAGCCGCAGTCGGGCCAGCAGGGCTGA
- a CDS encoding efflux RND transporter periplasmic adaptor subunit: MDEQVVSISASTSAEVEGSGPLRPGHGVDAFLSDLIKRQCGLVQAVAGVVLLRPTREQPSGATIRHEVDGRFNITPRHYRRLTELATRAAQQSRPLIDHIAADTGLLSAAPEYRVLAAPLMLAGRPHGASVCIVPDRSERELEESLKRLELSTIAFEAFLWRQQAFIEAESKIQLREALDLLDKSNQGHDTSEMAAMFCNELQRRFGCTRVSIGLIHGHAVRVVAIGGSEHLDKRSELAEALEAVMEECADQDTEIRYPQPPDADASERRVVRAHASLSERYGPCSIASFPLRIEDGLIGVVVMERDPSDPFNDSTLRLLRLIAEYIGPTVWTRRMADRGVLAVSRDRAIDLSETLVGPQKTGPKVFALVALLVLAISLLVPVRDRAVGTGRVEADLRREIAVPYAGRLEEVFVTPGDRVEAGVTPLFRLDTREAKLQLQSTIGEVQRLRTQADDARYRGKMAEAAQFDARILAAQADIDLYRYQIDSATVVAPISGIVTVGDLTDRLGQIVQPERPIMEVAQLDSITAVAMIPESGIARVAVGQRGALAITARPGDKVGFEVVRITPAAEMFEQKNVYRVEVELIDHPEWLRPGMEGQAKIWGQRTNLFTIYTRPLFDALRLRWWW; encoded by the coding sequence ATGGACGAACAGGTCGTCTCCATTTCCGCATCGACCTCCGCCGAGGTGGAGGGTTCGGGGCCGCTGCGCCCCGGCCATGGCGTTGATGCGTTTTTGAGCGACCTGATCAAGCGCCAATGCGGGCTTGTCCAGGCGGTCGCCGGCGTCGTTCTGCTTCGACCGACGCGCGAGCAACCTTCCGGCGCGACGATTCGGCACGAGGTGGACGGGCGCTTCAACATCACGCCGCGCCACTACCGACGCCTGACCGAGCTGGCCACGCGCGCCGCGCAGCAGAGCAGGCCGCTCATCGACCACATCGCCGCGGATACCGGCCTGCTCTCGGCCGCGCCCGAGTACCGCGTGCTGGCGGCGCCGCTCATGCTCGCGGGCCGGCCGCACGGCGCCTCGGTCTGCATTGTGCCGGATCGATCCGAGCGCGAACTTGAGGAGAGCCTCAAGCGGCTCGAACTGAGCACCATCGCCTTCGAGGCGTTTCTCTGGCGCCAGCAGGCGTTCATCGAGGCGGAGTCGAAGATCCAGTTGCGTGAAGCGCTCGACCTGCTCGACAAGTCCAACCAGGGGCACGACACGAGCGAAATGGCGGCGATGTTCTGCAACGAACTGCAGCGCCGCTTCGGCTGCACGCGCGTCTCCATAGGGCTCATTCACGGCCATGCCGTGCGCGTCGTCGCCATCGGCGGGAGCGAACACCTCGACAAGCGCAGCGAACTGGCCGAGGCGCTCGAAGCCGTGATGGAAGAGTGCGCCGACCAGGACACCGAAATCCGCTATCCGCAGCCTCCCGACGCCGACGCGTCGGAGCGGCGCGTGGTCCGCGCGCACGCCTCGCTGAGCGAACGCTACGGCCCGTGCTCGATTGCCAGTTTCCCGCTGCGGATTGAAGATGGCCTGATCGGCGTGGTCGTGATGGAGCGCGATCCGAGCGATCCGTTCAATGATTCGACGCTGCGCCTGCTGCGCCTGATTGCCGAGTACATCGGGCCCACCGTTTGGACGCGGCGCATGGCCGACCGCGGCGTGCTCGCCGTGAGCCGTGACCGCGCCATCGATCTTTCCGAGACGCTCGTCGGGCCGCAGAAGACCGGGCCGAAGGTGTTTGCGCTGGTGGCGCTGCTCGTGCTGGCGATATCGTTGCTCGTCCCGGTGCGCGACCGGGCGGTGGGCACCGGCCGCGTCGAGGCCGACCTGCGCCGCGAGATCGCCGTGCCCTACGCCGGGCGGCTCGAGGAGGTTTTTGTAACTCCCGGCGATCGCGTCGAGGCCGGCGTGACGCCGCTGTTCCGGCTCGACACGCGCGAGGCGAAACTGCAGCTGCAATCGACCATCGGCGAGGTGCAGCGTCTGCGCACGCAGGCGGATGATGCGCGCTACCGCGGCAAGATGGCCGAGGCGGCTCAGTTTGATGCGCGAATCCTCGCCGCCCAGGCCGACATCGATCTCTACCGATACCAGATCGACAGCGCCACCGTCGTCGCGCCCATCAGCGGCATCGTCACCGTCGGCGACCTGACGGACCGGCTCGGGCAGATCGTGCAGCCGGAGCGGCCGATCATGGAAGTCGCCCAACTCGATTCAATCACCGCCGTGGCGATGATTCCCGAGAGCGGCATTGCGCGGGTGGCCGTCGGTCAGCGCGGCGCGCTGGCGATTACGGCCCGGCCCGGCGACAAAGTGGGATTCGAGGTGGTGCGGATCACGCCTGCCGCCGAGATGTTCGAGCAGAAGAACGTCTACCGCGTCGAAGTCGAACTCATCGACCACCCCGAGTGGCTCCGGCCCGGCATGGAAGGCCAGGCGAAGATCTGGGGCCAGCGAACCAACCTCTTCACGATCTACACCCGGCCGCTGTTTGATGCGCTGCGTCTGCGCTGGTGGTGGTGA
- a CDS encoding PqqD family peptide modification chaperone, with product MAEISRTFSELWYRVADFRPRLSAHLVVRRHTYRSQTWFVLGDPTSTKFYRFNAAAYRFLGLLDGQRTVQEAWDVCNAQLGDDAPTQRDCLDLLAQLQMYGLLRNDLPVDVQRLRERIVQIREQRYQELTGKYLFWTVPLFNPERFLAKFANVARVVFGRWGFAALGILLLLAIRAVVPRWEELTGSLNSVIAIDNLFWLSFTFLVLKAIHELGHGFACKAYGGRVTEIGIMFMIVLPIPYCDATTSWAFANKWHRILVSSAGVMSELAVASIAAMIWAATDAGFVHTLAYNVMFVASVATVVFNINPLLRYDGYYILADLTEIPNLATRSQELLKWMTRRYLFGVKGEPCPPLHDRTEGAIMVTHAALAFPYRLVVMVSIVAFVAQKYFVFGLLLALFGTIMWLAAPIVKGLSYVLSEPTLQVVRVRAVAVSFGLVLAAVAFVGLAPMPARVAALGVVEPLDRKTYRVPHEGFLDQFFAVNGQRIAAAEPLFAMSNPEMEQQHKRAVAGVELERLRRDAGYASSAAEGQVGESLYHDAVDRLDAIEEAMSEMYVEAPFDGYVIAPDLDTRVGSYFKAGDTLLLLATLDDMVIRAYVDDRDFAWLFPDGLTEGATASVRVKGRLYDSPDQVVEFDIDVQRSGYTGERSLPFQSLGLNVSGGGIAVDPTDNQGQRTLSPQWLVTLRPRTPLVERGSGEVEPGNAMAALPGTRARIRFSRPAEPLLTQWVRRLRQALTRRFEI from the coding sequence ATGGCTGAGATCAGCAGGACATTCAGCGAACTCTGGTACCGCGTGGCGGACTTTCGTCCTCGCCTCAGCGCCCATCTTGTGGTGCGCCGGCACACGTACCGCAGCCAGACCTGGTTCGTGCTGGGCGATCCCACGAGCACCAAGTTCTACCGCTTCAACGCCGCCGCCTACCGGTTCCTCGGCCTGCTCGACGGCCAGCGGACCGTGCAGGAAGCGTGGGACGTCTGCAACGCGCAGCTCGGCGATGACGCGCCGACGCAGCGCGACTGCCTCGACCTGCTCGCCCAACTCCAGATGTACGGCCTGCTCCGCAACGACCTGCCCGTGGATGTGCAGCGCCTGCGCGAACGCATCGTGCAGATTCGCGAGCAGCGCTACCAGGAACTCACGGGCAAGTACCTCTTCTGGACGGTGCCGCTGTTCAACCCTGAGAGATTCCTCGCGAAGTTCGCCAACGTCGCGCGCGTGGTGTTCGGCAGATGGGGCTTTGCGGCGCTTGGCATCCTGCTGCTGCTGGCGATCCGCGCCGTCGTGCCGCGCTGGGAGGAGCTGACGGGTTCGCTTAACAGCGTCATCGCCATCGACAACCTCTTCTGGCTCTCGTTCACGTTCCTCGTGCTCAAGGCGATCCACGAACTGGGCCACGGCTTTGCCTGCAAGGCCTATGGCGGGCGGGTGACGGAAATCGGCATCATGTTCATGATCGTGCTGCCGATTCCTTACTGCGACGCAACGACCAGTTGGGCGTTCGCCAACAAGTGGCACCGCATCCTGGTGAGCAGCGCCGGCGTCATGTCCGAACTCGCCGTCGCGTCGATTGCGGCGATGATCTGGGCCGCGACTGATGCCGGCTTCGTCCACACGCTGGCGTACAACGTCATGTTTGTCGCGTCCGTCGCCACGGTGGTGTTCAACATCAATCCACTGCTGCGCTACGACGGCTATTACATCCTGGCGGATCTGACCGAGATACCCAACCTCGCCACGCGCTCGCAAGAACTGCTCAAGTGGATGACGCGGCGCTATCTCTTCGGCGTCAAGGGCGAACCGTGCCCGCCGCTGCACGACCGCACCGAGGGCGCGATCATGGTCACGCACGCCGCTCTCGCGTTTCCCTACCGGCTGGTGGTGATGGTCTCTATCGTGGCATTCGTGGCCCAGAAGTACTTTGTCTTCGGCCTGCTGCTGGCGCTGTTCGGCACGATCATGTGGCTGGCCGCGCCGATCGTCAAGGGACTCAGTTACGTCCTTTCCGAGCCGACACTGCAGGTGGTGCGCGTCCGGGCGGTGGCGGTGTCGTTCGGACTGGTGTTGGCGGCCGTCGCGTTCGTGGGGCTGGCGCCGATGCCGGCGCGCGTGGCGGCCCTGGGCGTCGTCGAGCCGCTGGATCGCAAGACCTACCGGGTCCCGCACGAGGGGTTCCTCGATCAATTCTTCGCCGTAAACGGGCAGCGCATCGCCGCGGCCGAACCGCTGTTTGCCATGTCCAATCCCGAGATGGAGCAGCAGCACAAGCGAGCCGTGGCCGGCGTGGAACTCGAGCGGCTGCGCCGCGACGCCGGCTACGCCAGCAGCGCCGCCGAGGGGCAGGTCGGCGAGTCGCTCTACCACGACGCAGTCGATCGACTCGACGCCATCGAAGAAGCAATGAGCGAGATGTACGTCGAGGCGCCCTTTGACGGCTACGTCATCGCGCCGGACCTCGATACGCGCGTCGGCTCCTACTTCAAGGCCGGAGACACGCTGCTGCTGCTCGCCACGCTGGACGACATGGTCATTCGCGCCTACGTGGACGATCGTGACTTTGCCTGGCTCTTTCCCGACGGACTCACGGAGGGCGCGACGGCGTCCGTGCGGGTCAAGGGGCGCCTCTATGACTCGCCCGACCAAGTCGTCGAGTTTGACATCGACGTGCAGCGCTCGGGGTACACCGGCGAGCGCAGCCTGCCGTTCCAGTCGCTCGGGCTGAACGTGAGCGGCGGCGGCATCGCGGTGGATCCGACGGACAACCAGGGCCAGCGCACGCTCAGCCCTCAATGGCTGGTGACGCTCCGCCCGCGCACGCCGCTGGTCGAGCGCGGCTCGGGTGAGGTCGAGCCAGGCAACGCCATGGCGGCCCTGCCGGGCACCCGGGCGCGCATCCGCTTCAGCCGGCCCGCCGAACCGCTCCTGACCCAGTGGGTGCGCCGTCTGCGCCAGGCGCTCACGCGGAGGTTTGAGATCTGA